GAACCGACAGCACCTGCCGCGCCACCGATGCCGGCCTCCATGCCGCGCATCGCGGCACTGCCAAGGGACGCTCCCCCTGCCCTTGCCGCACTTGCAGCCTGAAACCCTCTGCTGGCTGCTGCGGTAGCCAAAAAGCCGGCGCCCGCCGCAACAGATGCGGCCTGTCCGCCGTGGCGGATCGACTCCATGCCACTGGTTACGGAGGCGCCCTGAACGACACCCTGCAGGATTGGCGGCACATACATGGCGATGACGAAGACCACGACCGATATGCCGGCGATCGCGAGCGTCGTGATGAACTGCTCCGAGGTTGCGGTTGGTGCCTCCGCCAGGCCCAGCAGGATGTCGGAGCCGATCTTGGCGATCATCACCAGCGCCATCAGCTTCATGCCGACAGAAAAGGCGTAGACCAAGTATTTGATGGCGAAGTCCTTGGTATAGGACGTTCCGCCCAATCCGAGCATGATCATGCCGGCAAGCAAGCCGACATACATCTCGACCATGACCGAGACGAAGATGGCAGCAACAAGCGAGAAGCAGACGACGACCACGACCATGGCGAAGACGGCGGCTATCGCCAGGGCATTATCCTCGAAGAGGCCAAATTTCGCCTGTTCCGACATCTTGGTCGCAACGCGAATGCCGGCGTCAAAAATGTTGGCCGGCGACGCAGACCCACCGCCAGCACCAATTTGGTAGAGGCTGTCGACGACAGCCTTGGCGAAGGCCGGCCCCCGGTCGAGGATGAAGGCGAATAATCCGATGAACATGATGCGCTTCACCAGCTCGGCAAACCAGCTATCAAGCGAGGCAGCGCTAATCGCCAGCCACACGGCGGCGATGCCGATCTCGATCCCCGCCAGGATCCAGAACAATGACCGGGCCGCATTCATGACCGTCGTCTCCCAGCCTTTGGCTGCAGTAACAACGGAATTCTCCAGGGTGGTCAGCACCTGACCCTGTTGTGCAAAGGCCGGCGCGCTCGCAAACAACACAAGGCCGATCGCGACCAGGGCGAGTTTGAGGCGGAGGGGACGTGCAACGATCACCATCTCGGTTTCATTTCCTGGCCACCGCGAATGTCGCGATCGGTATCGCCACCGAAGAATTTTTCTCGATATTCGCGTCGGGCCGCATCGGATGAGGTCGCCGACGATGCTTCTCCCGTTCCAGATACGGACGCCGGATGGGGCAGTACGATCCACCTCGCGACGCCTACACCCGACGCGACGATCCCCATGACAGCAAGGATGATAACGAGACGCGGGCTCACCAGCGGGGCTCCATCGTCTGGCCACCGCGTATATCATGCTCGCTTCCGCTGAAGAATTGTTCGCGCCGAGCTTGGGCCAAATCCTTTTGCGTCTGTTCCGACTGGAACCATGTGCCCATCATCGTCATCTGCTGGGAAACCAGGCCACGCAGCTTTTGCATCTGCGCGACCTGTTGGGCGGCGATCTGGTGTCCGACCTGCAGCGCCTTCATCTGGCCGTCAGCCGTCTCCGACATTGATCGCAGCGACGACATCGTGCTCTCCTCGCTCGAGAACTGGTCCGCTGTCAGGTTTGCGGCCTTCAAGGTGCCGCCGATCGTATCGCGATTGGTGTCGGACCAGCTTTGATAGGTCGACGAGAAGCTTGCACCATCCGGTAGATTGCTCTTCATCTCGGAAAAACTCTGGAAGCGCTGTTTCAGGACATCGTCGATATTGCCCATCGAGAAGGCGACGCCCTGCCCTTGGGCAACGACATTTTGAAGGTTCTTGAGGTCGTTCTCGACCTGGCCCCAGACATGGTTTGGCAATTGTGCCGTGTTTTGAAGCATGTTCTTGTAGATGTTGATCTGGTTCTGGATTTGCTCGGCAAGCTGCGAGATCTGGGTAATCTGGTTGTTGACCTGCTCGGCCGACTTGCCGACAAGCGAGATCAGTTCTGTATTGTTGGCGAGCTGTGTCCATTCGGTTGCCTGTCCCGTCACGCCGCCGGCTTCAGCTGGAAGCGGCAACGCCATCGTAAGCGCAGCCACAACGACGGCGACCATGTTTGCAGTCTCAAGAGGTCGGAAAGAGTGTTTCGACATGTGCGATCCCCCTTTGCTGGAGCCAGTGGAGAGGCCAGGAGGCCCCCTGTTCGGAATGCAGGGTGCGAATTTGCTTCAGGTCTTCCTTACCCGTCGCTCCGACGAAGGAGAGTGCGACCGGACCGAGCGCCATGTTAAAAAGACGGCGACCCTCTGGTGAGACAACGTAATATTCGCGCTTGGGAATAGCGGTTGCGACGATTTCGATCTGCCGCTCGTTAAAACCGATGCGCTCATAGAACTCGCGGGTGCCCGGTTCACGCGCCGCTCCGTTCGGTAGGCAGATCTTTGTCGGGCAGCTCTCCTTCAAGACATCGATGATCCCGGATCGCTCGGCATCCGAAATCGACTGGGTGGCAAGTACGACGGCGCAATTGGCCTTTCGCAACACCTTCAGCCATTCCCGAATCTTGTCGCGAAACACTGGATGACCGAGCATCAGCCAGGCTTCGTCGAGGATGATCAGGCTAGGAGAGCCGGTCAGGCGGTTCTCGATGCGCCGAAACAGGTAGGTGAGAACGGGGACGAGATTGCGCTCGCCCATGTTCATCAGCTCCTCGATCTCGAAGCATTGGAAAGCGCCAAGCGCCAGACCGTCCTCTTCGGCATCGAGCAACTGGCCCATCGGGCCGTCAACGGTGTAGTGATGGAGCGCGTCCTTGATCTCACGCATCTGCACGCCTGAGACAAAATCTGAGAGCGAGCGGCCACGCGAATCCGCCATCAGTGCGATCTGCCGGGAGATGGCGTTGCGATAATCCGGGGTGATCGTCACACCCTGTAGCGCCACCAGCATCTCGATCCATTCGGCGGCCCAGGCACGGTCACCGTCGCTGGACAGTTCGGCGAGCGGGCAGAAGGCGAGCGCTTTCACCTCACCATTTACCGACGGACCGATATCGCCGCCGATCTGATAGTGATCGCCGTCGACGCCCAACGCTAGGGGAAGCATTGAGCCGCCCTTGTCGAAGGCGAATAGCTGGGCATCGGCATAACGCCGGAACTGCGCGGCGATCAGCGCCAGCAGCGTTGATTTGCCGGAGCCAGTCGGACCGAAGATCAGCGTATGGCCGACATC
This genomic window from Agrobacterium vitis contains:
- the trbL gene encoding P-type conjugative transfer protein TrbL translates to MVIVARPLRLKLALVAIGLVLFASAPAFAQQGQVLTTLENSVVTAAKGWETTVMNAARSLFWILAGIEIGIAAVWLAISAASLDSWFAELVKRIMFIGLFAFILDRGPAFAKAVVDSLYQIGAGGGSASPANIFDAGIRVATKMSEQAKFGLFEDNALAIAAVFAMVVVVVCFSLVAAIFVSVMVEMYVGLLAGMIMLGLGGTSYTKDFAIKYLVYAFSVGMKLMALVMIAKIGSDILLGLAEAPTATSEQFITTLAIAGISVVVFVIAMYVPPILQGVVQGASVTSGMESIRHGGQAASVAAGAGFLATAAASRGFQAASAARAGGASLGSAAMRGMEAGIGGAAGAVGSAAKDKAVGSPGAYAGSLLGLANAKLDQQASRPGATPPPPPINDTK
- the trbK gene encoding entry exclusion protein TrbK, giving the protein MSPRLVIILAVMGIVASGVGVARWIVLPHPASVSGTGEASSATSSDAARREYREKFFGGDTDRDIRGGQEMKPRW
- the trbJ gene encoding P-type conjugative transfer protein TrbJ, which encodes MVAVVVAALTMALPLPAEAGGVTGQATEWTQLANNTELISLVGKSAEQVNNQITQISQLAEQIQNQINIYKNMLQNTAQLPNHVWGQVENDLKNLQNVVAQGQGVAFSMGNIDDVLKQRFQSFSEMKSNLPDGASFSSTYQSWSDTNRDTIGGTLKAANLTADQFSSEESTMSSLRSMSETADGQMKALQVGHQIAAQQVAQMQKLRGLVSQQMTMMGTWFQSEQTQKDLAQARREQFFSGSEHDIRGGQTMEPRW